A portion of the Bombus terrestris chromosome 3, iyBomTerr1.2, whole genome shotgun sequence genome contains these proteins:
- the LOC100651215 gene encoding polycomb protein Pcl has product MSEPEESLAAPDSTTREQKLGFSHGDDVLLQHKDGKYYLGTVVEVDLAREKCLVKFMDNTSAWSSVKELTKLSMPDSDVMCVLCKKSQPKTDNDIIVCDKCGRGYHQLCHQPQILKEETAAEAHWMCKRCIDSQPRAREVVEPKTSMVKASIRKVCSGRDQPQPPPDDMTKLPYDPNMLNWDAHHRVNAEQIYCYCGLNGEWYTQMLQCARCKQWFHEKCVSCLTYPLYSGDRFYVFVCSMCNYGKEFVRRLELKWVDLVHLMLYNLTVYNAKKYYDLDTVIVPYANDNWNTLQLPPRIRDVSAQIRRESILAILTNNRNRFKCGREIKKRTTIWGLRVRLPPPCPIVNLPATGVIDDSVLRRCWGANKRLQYLPPPTGPISLPESTKQLTALKQSTAENLEIPVNPSDVVMRGTIYQNSEAEQSSCPSPSPPSQSTQSLRERYIGGGFVKKSFPFPKLSLQRRRRLMALGSSRERMLRKHKKREKSDGVLSKAQGVREARYRKARKLLKNAIAKSKSRNSETSDLPPTPPTSVSGPPTPPATTSGISELSVPSSVELMHPLPPSTPADTSGDETSSRGTLDSFIPPPKDFEGKNNPFRNLSDLLGTPGNHLTQTNSSTPSPYNQCPITLPLPLTPVISQPPVVRPAKRQLSEKDIIIDRNGQVKRRRQHRRGRPSQQQIQQQYQHTASKTATILPARNNEIKSEFARNLRSSFNGASSSASSQIGNCVDYALNGRRLRQRQNNDKLPPPDPQPQKKGSVPSSPKCSPVKQSAPDISLDDLKSSVNIYFGAANRIAAGEKFVIRAKRIGPNGQTQYLIEWEGLNT; this is encoded by the exons ATGTCAGAGCCAGAAGAAAGTCTGGCAGCGCCGGATAGCACTACGAGGGAACAGAAATTGGGTTTCTCTCATGGGGACGATGTTCTTCTTCAGCACAAAGATGGAAAATATTATCTTGGAACGGTTGTTGAG GTGGATTTGGCAAGGGAGAAATGCCTTGTCAAATTTATGGACAACACCTCCGCATGGTCCTCTGTTAAGGAGTTGACAAAGCTATCAATGCCAGATTCTGATGTTATGTGCGTTCTTTGTAAAAAATCTCAGCCCAAGACTGATAACGACATTATCGTTTGCGACAAATGTGGTCGTGGTTATCACCAACTTTGTCATCAG CCTcaaatattaaaagaagaaactgCAGCCGAGGCGCATTGGATGTGTAAAAGATGTATAGATAGTCAACCGCGTGCACGTGAAGTTGTAGAACCGAAAACTTCTATGGTAAAGGCAAGTATCAGAAAAGTTTGCAGTGGTAGGGACCAACCTCAGCCGCCACCAGATGATATGACAAAGTTGCCGTACGAT CCCAATATGTTAAATTGGGATGCGCATCATAGAGTAAATGCGGAACAAATTTATTGTTATTGCGGACTCAATGGCGAATGGTATACGCAAATGTTGCAATGTGCTCGTTGCAAGCAATGGTTTCATGAAAAATGTGTCAGTTGCTTAACTTATCCTTTATACAGTGGAGATAG GTTTTATGTGTTTGTTTGTTCAATGTGCAATTATGGCAAAGAATTCGTACGGCGATTGGAATTGAAATGGGTAGATCTGGTGCACCTGATGTTGTACAATTTAACTGTTTACAATGCTAAAAAGTATTATGATTTGGACACTGTTATTGTACCTTACGCCAATGATAACTGGAACACTTTGCAGCTTCCTCCACGG ATCAGGGATGTCAGTGCTCAAATACGCAGAGAATCTATACTAGCAATATTGACAAATAATAGGAACAGATTCAAATGTGGCagagaaataaagaaacgtaCTACGATATGGGGTCTTAGAGTTAGGTTACCACCACCGTGTCCAATTGTTAATCTTCCAGCAACTGGTGTAATAGATGATTCCGTGTTACGTAGATGCTGGGGTGCTAATAAAAGACTGCAATATCTTCCTCCGCCTACAGG ACCGATATCATTACCAGAAAGTACAAAACAATTAACTGCGTTAAAACAAAGTACAgcagaaaacttggaaattccAGTAAATCCATCGGACGTGGTAATGCGTGGAACAATTTATCAGAACTCGGAAGCAGAACAAAGTTCATGTCCGAGTCCAAGCCCACCGAGTCAATCGACGCAGTCCCTGAGGGAAAG GTATATTGGAGGTGGCTTTGTAAAGAAATCATTCCCGTTTCCCAAACTTAGTTTGCAAAGAAGGAGACGTTTAATGGCATTAGGAAGTTCTCGCGAAAGAATGTTACGTAAAcacaagaaaagagaaaagagcgaCGGGGTTTTAAGCAAAGCTCAGGGCGTTCGAGAAGCTAGATATAGGAAAGCAAGGAAATTATTGAAGAATGCTATAGCTAAG AGTAAATCCCGTAACTCGGAAACATCTGATCTACCACCGACACCTCCAACTTCAGTTTCTGGCCCACCTACGCCGCCAGCCACAACTTCGGGTATATCTGAACTATCTGTGCCTAGTTCTGTGGAATTGATGCATCCTTTGCCACCATCTACGCCTGCGGATACAAGTGGGGATGAAACCAGTTCAAGAGGAACATTGGACTCGTTCATTCCACCACCCAAAGACTTTGAAGGCAAGAATAATCCTTTTAGAAATCTCAGTGATTTATTGGGTACACCTGGCAATCATCTCACTCAAACAAATTCAAGTACCCCGTCACCGTACAATCAATGTCCAATTACATTACCTCTACCGCTTACTCCTGTTATATCTCAACCGCCGGTAGTGCGGCCAGCCAAAAGACAGTTATCGGAAAAAGACATTATTATAGACAGAAACGGGCAAGTTAAACGTAGACGTCAACATCGGAGAGGGCGTCCATCGCAACAGCAGATACAACAGCAGTATCAGCATACTGCCAGTAAAACGGCAACCATTTTACCAGCacgtaataacgaaattaaaagtGAATTTGCAAGGAATTTAAGAAGTTCGTTTAACGGTGCCTCGAGCAGTGCTAGTAGTCAAATTGGAAATTGTGTCGATTATGCCTTAAACGGGAGGAGACTAAGACAACGTCAGAACAATGACAAATTGCCGCCTCCAGATCCACAACCGCAAAAGAAAGGTAGCGTACCTTCATCCCCAAAGTGTTCGCCTGTTAAACAAAGTGCGCCCGACATATCTCTGGATGATCTAAAATCATCGGTGAACATATATTTTGGAGCAGCTAATAGAATCGCTGCTGGTGAAAAGTTTGTCATCAGAGCAAAGAGGATAGGACCAAACGGTCAGACTCAATACCTAATCGAGTGGGAGGGACTTAATACTTAA